Proteins encoded in a region of the Vicia villosa cultivar HV-30 ecotype Madison, WI linkage group LG5, Vvil1.0, whole genome shotgun sequence genome:
- the LOC131606105 gene encoding Golgi SNAP receptor complex member 1-1-like: MEAPTSWDSLRKQARKLEAQLDEQMNLYRKLVSTNVSTKGDAAESDLESWIERLIKQLQQVNSHMQAWVSSGGSDMVSHTLTRHQEILQDLAQEFYRLRSSLRAKQEHASLLDDFKEFDRSRLDLEEDGESEQHTLLKEHASISRNTGHMDGVISQAQATLGALVFQRSTFGGINSKLSNVSSRLPTVNNILSAIKRKKSMDTLILSLVASVCTFLILIYWITK; encoded by the exons ATGGAGGCACCTACTTCATGGGATTCTCTTCGCAAACAG GCGAGAAAACTTGAAGCTCAATTGGATGAGCAGATGAATCTTTATCGTAAACTTGTTTCTACTAATGTTTCGACAAAAGGTGATGCTGCGGAGAGTGATCTAGAGTCTTGGATTGAGCGGTTAATAAAACAACTCCAACAAGTAAACTCACATATGCAAGCTTGGGTGTCATCTGGTGGTTCCGATATGGTTTCTCATACTTTGACTAGACACCAAGAAATTCTTCAAGATCTCGCTCAG GAATTTTATCGTCTCCGCTCAAGTCTTCGAGCAAAGCAAGAACATGCTTCACTTTTAGACGATTTTAAAGAATTTGATAGGTCAAGATTAGACTTGGAAGAGGATGGCGAATCAGAACAGCATACGCTCCTAAAAGAGCATGCTTCTATCAGTCGAAATACCGGACAT ATGGACGGTGTAATTTCACAAGCACAAGCAACACTAGGGGCACTTGTCTTCCAACGTTCGACATTTGGTGGCATCAATTCAAAGCTCAGCAACGTGAGCAGTCGCCTCCCTACG GTAAATAACATACTGTCGGCAATAAAGCGGAAAAAGTCAATGGATACCCTTATACTTTCCCTTGTGGCATCTGTATGCACATTTCTGATTTTGATCTACTGGATAACCAAATGA